GCAAGCTGGCCGACAACGGCTGGAAAAACGTTGTCACCATGCTCGCCCTCCAAGGGCTGGTCAACCGCAAAGGCCCCCGCCTGATGTACGACACTCAGTTCTGGAACTGGAGGCCCGCGGACCGGACCTGGCGCCAGATCTACACGGAGCGGAAGGGCTTCGAGTTCGAGGAGCTGCCGGATATGTGGAGCGTCATCGAACGCTTCCGGGATGATTTCCGCGGCCTTGCCGTTCACGACCCGGAGATCGAGCAGTCTCTCTACGTTGCCTGTATGCATGCTGCGTTGGAGGATCTGCTGCCCGTGTCGCCCGCCGTGGCCGAGGAGCTCCGCGCCCGGTTTCCCGGAATCCCTACGATGCACGATTTCCAGGGGCGATGGAAGGACGAGTGGGAGCCGCTGGACTACGCCATCGAGGAGCTGATGCCGCGCTGCCAGCCCGGGATGGGATACAGCGTGGATCGTCTCTGGAGCGGGATGTCCATTGACACGCTGGACCTGGCGGTGGCGCGCAAAGCATTCATTTACCGGTGTTCAACGAACCCCAAGCACCGAAAGGACAACGCCCGGATCTGGCGCATCCACGAGGGCATCGGTCCTAACGCGGGCATCTATGGCTGGGGCGAGCCCGAGGACCGCTACTGCGAGATGGCTTCGCTGAACTCCAACTACATCATGTGCGCCGAAGCTCCCAACCTCAGCTTCCACGCTCAGATCGCCTCGGACCGGAAATCCTGGAAGCAGAAGTCCCACCGGGATCTCTCCACGCTGAAGCTGGAAGACAAATTCTATGTGGCCTTCCTGACGACGGAAGGCGACGCGATGAAAATCCACACCGTGTTCCATGGCGGCGCCTGGCACGATCCGAACCGCGGGAAAGTGCCCATCAACTGGGGATTCCAGCCACGGATGCTGGACATCGCCTCCGGCATGGCGGAGTATTATTACGACACCATGACGGAGAACGACTACTTCTTCTGCGGGTGCTCGGGCGCGGGCTACACCTATCCCAACTGGATGCCGGAGCCGGAGCGCTTCATGCGGGAGAGCGACGACTATATGCGCCGCGCGGATCTGCAGGTGATGGACTGCTGGATCCATTTCAGCCGTCCGGTCTACGAGATGTATGCACGGCTCAGCCCGCACACGCAGGCGTTCGTGATGCCGGCCGGCCCCATCCAGGTGAAGATGACGGAGGCCGGAACGCCGGTGATCCTGCGCCACGGAAGCCTTCACTACTACCCGAACGGGCGGACGGCCGAGGAGATGGCAGAGTCCATCCGTGAGGCGGCAGCCCAACTGGAGTGCCGCCCGGCATTCCTGACCGTGTTTGCAGTTCCCGACGCGAACGAGAACCGGACCTCCCAGGGCGGCTTTTCTCCAACAGACTACGTGCGTGTGTCAGAGCTGCTTCCGGAGGAGGATTTCAAGATCGTGACGCTGGAGGAGATGGCCTGGGCGGCGAAGGAATTCCTCAGGGAACATCCGGAGTGGGCTAACCGGCCGATGACACGAGTCCCCAGGCGGAACATCGGCGTAAACGTTACGGAGGAATAGAAGTGGATAGACGAGGCTACCTGTATGGGCTCCTGAAATATGAGGCCCGCCAGCGGATCGAGGAAGGGTGCCCCAGGGAGGACATCCAGAGCATCCTGGACCGGGTCTCACAGGCTTCCGGGGAGGAGGATCTGCTGGAGGCGTTCGCGCAGATGGCTGCGGCTCAGGTTGACCCCGGTTTTCCCTTCCACGAGCCCACCGCCTGGGAGGATCTGACCGCAGTCAGCCCGGGGTATGCCGCGCCCTCCGGGACGGACCCGCAGGGCATCCGCGATCTGGAAGACCGGATGAAGGGGGCATGGTTTGGGCGGTGCGCCGGGTGTGCGCTTGGCAAGCCGCTGGAACGCCCTGTGTATATGAACTGGCACGGCGATACACCCGGCTGGCAGGGCGTGCGCATCTATCTGAAGGCAGCTGAGGCGTGGCCGCTGGACTGGTATGTGCCCCAGATTGACGACGTGGGAGACTACGGCGTCCGCTGCCCGGCCAGCACGCGGGGCAAAATCGCCTTTATGGAGACGGACGACGACATCCGCTACACCGTGCTGGGTCTGACCATACTGGAGCGCCACGGAGCGCTGTTTACCACGGCAGATGTAGCCCGCGCATGGTGGAACACCCTTCCGATAGGTCAGACTTTTACGGCCGAGCGCCAGGCGTACCGCAATCTGACTGACGTCATGGACAGCGAAGAGATCGAGGTCAACCTGGACTACATCCGCGGGCATCTGAACCCCTTCCGGGAATGGATCGGGGCGCAGATACGGGCTGACGGCTGGGCCTACGGCGCTGCCGGACGGCCGGCGGTTGCCGCAGAGTTCGCCTACCGCGACGCCGCGCTCTCGCATGTGAAGAACGGCATCTATGGCGAGATGCTCTTCGCCGCTGCCATTGCCGCGGCGCTTGACGCGGCCTCCCCGCTGGATGCGCTGCGGGAGGGTCTGCGATACATCCCGTCGCGCAGCCGGCTGGCCCGCGACGTGGCGGAGGCCATCGAGATGGGCCTGTCCATTCCGGATCTGGACGAGCTGCACGATGCTCTCTGGAAGAAATGGGGGCACTATGACGGGGTGCACACCAACAACAATGCGGCGCTGGTGGCGGCCGCCATCGCCTGGGGCGGCGACGATTTCGAGAAGACCATTGTCTGTGCCGTGACCGGCGGCTGGGACACGGACTGCAACGGAGCTACAGCCGGGTCACTGTGGGGAGCCGCTTACGGGTACCGCGCACTGCCGGAGAAGTGGACCGCTCCACTCAACGACACGCTCTACGCCGCTATTCCGGGCTTCCATCCCATCGCGATCTCCGAATGCGCAAGGCGCAGCGCCGCCGTGGCGCTGAAGATCGCGGAGGGCTGACCGGGACTACACGCAAAGGGGCCCGGGAGGCAACTCCTCCCGGGCCCCTTTTTCATCTCTCAGTGGAATGAGGAAACTACCGGCTCTGAGGAATGCCGCGGGCTACCCGCCGCAGGGCGAAGTCGTCGAAATCCGCCTTAAACGGATAGTCGTCCGGGAGGATGGTGCACCCTCTCAGCCAGATGCTGATGGAACCGGACTTCGGGCGGATGGGCGGGCTCAGCCAGCTATTCCAGACCCCCGTGAGGGACGGCATGCACTCCCAGACGATGGTGGGAGCCTGCGGATCGTCCGTCTGCCCCGTCGGATCCCATCCCACATACTGCTGATGCTTCATATCCACCGGCCATGAGCAGCGGACTTTGCCTGAGATGCGGTACGTGTGAGAGCGGTCCAGCCCCTCAACGCGCTGCACGAAACCGCCGTCCGCTGTCCGGTTGCCGCCTCCGTCCGGGTTCTTGCCGTAAGGACCACCTCCGAGGACGCGCAGAATACGGTTGCGCGGCTCGTTTGGATCGGCCAGATAGAACTGGCGTGTCTGAGGGTCTATATCGAACGCCGTCCACCCCTGCGGGCGTCCCGGGTCGTCCGGACCGGAAGAGACCGTGCCCACACTCATCGTCCCGTTCTGCAGGAGATTCGGGCCTTCGACAGCCTTGTCCCAGTCCGCAGGAACGGAGAGGTATTCCAGCACCTGCATGTCCAGGTCGAAATCCACCGGCCGGCCCTCCTTGTAAGCCGTGCCCCGGGGATAGTCATCCTGCGGAGCCTTCTTATACGGGTTGAAGCCGGGACGCTCGTCGTTCTGCTGAAGCTTGAAGTTGAGCCACCCCCGCAGCGATTCTACACTCTCCATCGTGTCGAACTCGACGGTGTAGGTCTTTCCGGGGGTCAACAGGACCTCTCCGGGCGAATACGCCGTCCCGAACGTTCCCCAGGAAGCATCGCCGGTGTATGTGGCGTTGCCCGTGGCCGCCTTTACCACACCCACCACCGGTCCCCCGGGCCCGCCTTCGCGCACCCGCACGAGCACACGCTGCCGATTCATGGTGGGCTGGACGCCGGAGGCCGCAGCATACAGGATGACTCCGGCCAGGCTCCGCCCCCGGGCCACGTAGCTCTGGCTCCACTTCCGGGAGAATCCGGCCAGCTCGATATACTCCTTATGGACGCGTTTGTTATACGGGATGACCAGCCCGTCGGAATCCGAGCTGACTCCCACCCACATCGCCGAATCCAGCCAGGAGTTACCATCCGGGGCGACGCGATACAGCCTGGTCCCGGAAACCGGTTCCTTGGAAAGAAACATCTGGAAGGTGTTCCCGCGGTTACGGGGACGGATGTAGACAGCATAGGTCTCACCCGGCTTCGTGGGCACCTCGCCGCTGTCCCATCCAACGGAGTACGAGTAGTTCTTCGGTCCCCCGCAGTCCACGTTCAGCGCCACAGCCACCGGCCCGACGCGCGGCCAGGTATCCGGCGTTCCTGGCCCTTTGCGGTGAATGGACACCAGCATATCCTGCCCGGCCGGGCCCTCGCCGTCTATGCCATCATGCACCGGCTTGAACCAGACGCCGGTGACCGACGTGCCGTCCGCGACGAACGTCTGGAAATACCCCCCTGCGCGTTTGGGATCCCAGCTGGAATCGTCAAAGACACCCAGCGTATAGCGTGCGATCAGCGGGAAATCCAGAACGTCGCCTGGCGAGGTATAGACATTGGTGAGCAGGATGGGACGCATGGCGATGGCGGGGGTGGAGTAAAGGATGGTATAGCGTCCCGCGGGGCCGCTCATATAGCTCCATCCAGCCGGCTCCATCTCCCACGTGCGGGTGCCCAGAGACTGGTTCTGTGGTCCATCCAGAGCTGCGAACCCGCGGATGGCCGTCTGGGGGATCAGGGATTCCGATCCCGGCAGGCGCGGCGCCCAGAGCCGGCCTTTCAGTTCCACCTGGGCCTTGGCCGGCAGGGCCGCCGTCAGGCACAGGCAGACAAGCAAAGAAATGATAGTCCTCATAGATCCTCCTCCGGGACGGGCGGCCGCAGGCTTCCCGTCCCGCAGATGTTCGAGCGATCTCGCAGGCTTTGGCCGCCAGAGTCCGGCCCAGACAGTTCGTTGCAAGACGCTGGCGGCCACATGGGGAGAGTTCGGAGGTCATTCGTGAGGAACCTTCCTGGATTCCGCAGAAATCCTCACTGTTCCGCGGAAAGAGACAGGACCCGAAGCAACATACGCTCAAGCTGAAGGTCCGCCTGCGCGTAAGACAGCACCAGACGCCGCGCCTCGTTGGCCTCCGCGATGAACCGCGCGACGCCGCAGGGCCCCCATCGGGCCATCGCCTCCCGCCCTCCGCTTACATCCTCCTGCCGTAGCCCCGCCTGCAGGATGCCCGCCAGCGCGTCCAGCGCCCACGCAAGAGCCTGGCGGTCGGTGGCATCCTCACCGTCACCCACAGCCTTCCGCGCACGGTCCCCCAGTTCGCGCAGGAGGGCCGCTAAGCGGAGCGCCTCCGCGAGGGACGCTCCGGCGCAACTTCTGAGCCAGTCGCCCAAATCGCTCAGCACCTGCCTGAAATCTTCGCGCCAGGCCAGCGAAATAGCGCGGCCGGGACACCCTCCGGCAGCAGCCGCGATGACCCGCGCATCTTGCGGCGTAACACCCATCCTCTCCACACAGCGCAGGATCTCTCCGTCCGGCACTGGTCGGAGCGGAATTTGAAGTGCGCGGGAGCGAATGGTTGGCAGCACAGTCTCGCGTGACGGTGCCAGGAGCATCAGAACAAGAGCAGGCGGAGCGTCTTCCAGCACCTTCAGGATGGCGTTCGCCGCCTGGTCGTTCAGGGTCTCGGCCCGTTCAATGACGATAACGCGCCGGGGCGACAGCACCGGCACCAGACCGGCTGTGGCCCGCATCTCCCGCATCTGGCCGATGGTGGTCTCCTCTTTGGGAGGAGTGATCCGCATGATGTCCGGATGAGTTCCCGCCCGGGCAAGCCCGCAGGACCGGCATTGCCCGCAGGCCGCACCTTCCGGGCCCGGCTCAAGGCAGGCGAGATCCGCCGCCGCAAGCAAGGCAAAGGTGGTTTTCCCCACCCCATCCGGCCCGGTGACAAGAAAAGCGTGCGGAAGAGTGCCCGCCGCAGCCAGGCGGCGCAACACTCCGAGCTGTTCCCCGTGACCGATCAAAGGCTCAAGCGTCTCAGCCGGCATCTCACCACCGGTGGAAGGACTCGACGTCCAGCACAAAGACCACGGCTCCTCCCACGGTCACCCTGACCGGCGCCTGGAGCAGCGGAGCCGACGGCATCACATCGGGAGAGGGCAGGCTGACGTACTGATCGCGGGCGTCGGAGTTGGCCTTCAAAACCTCCAACACCTCCTGCAACCGCTCGTCCTCGACTCCCAGCAGCAAGGTCTGGTTGCCGTCCCGCAGAAAGCCTCCCGTGCTCGCGATCTTCGTGTAGAAGAAACCGTTCTCAGCAAGCGCATCCGCCACGCGCTTGCCGTCCCGCTCCTGTATGATGGCCAGAACCAGCTTCATCTTGGGCTTCCCTCCTCGCCGGAACCATCCGCAACCTCTTCGCGCCCTTGCCCCTACAACTCCTCCAGTAAGGGCTCCAGCGCCTGCATCACGCGGCGGTGCACCTCCTCCACACTTCCCGATGCGTCCACCAGGCGGATCCGCCGAGGCTCCTCGGCCGCCAGTGACAGGAACGCCTCTCGAACAGCCTGGTGAAAGGCCTGTCCCTCTTCCTCCATCCGGTTGCGCTCGCCCTGCCGGGCCAGCCCTTCTTCCACAGGAAGATCCAGGATGACAGTGGCATCCGGGTGCGCGCCGTCAATGGCATACTCTATGGCGGCACGGGTGAATGCGGGATCCAGTCCCCGCGCGAACATCTGATATGCCAGGGTGGAATGGTAGAAGCGGTCCGACACCACCCACACACCCGCTTCTAACTTCGGCAGGATGACCCGGTCCACGTGCTGCGCGCGCGCCGCCTGCATCAGCAGCAGTTCAGCACGGGGAACGGGAGGATCCTCGCGCTCTTCCAGTATGAGCGCACGGATCTTCTCGGCCAGAGGACACCCGCCGGGCTCGCGCGTCAGATGCGCCTCCACGCCCCTCTCCCTCAAGGCTTCAACGAACAGGCGCGCGTGCGTGGACTTTCCGGCTCCCTCCACACCCTCGAACGTGATGAACCGCCCGCGGCTCAAGGTTTGCTGATCCGCACCCGGCGGAACGGCTCGGTCCCGATGCTGGTGGACGCGAGTTCATACTGCTCCGCGAGCTGGTGCTGCAGACGGCGGACATAGCTGCTCTGGGGCATCAACTCCACGGGCTCGCTGGACTCGAGCACCCGCTCGATGGCCTCCCGCGCCTCGCGCAGGGCGAGGGCCTCCACGTCATCCGAAGCCAGCGCAAACATCTCGCGGATGGTGCCAGCGATCTGGGTGTAGGTGTTGCTCTTCACCACGAACGTGCCCAGTGTCTGGCGCTGCGCTTCCTTCAACCGGGGCGGGATGCGCCGGAAGTGGGACTTCAGCGTGATGACGGCGTCCGCCTCCTGATAGTCGTTGGTGATGTGCGCCGGCACGCGCATCTCGCGGATGGCGCGCTCCAGCCGGTTGCGGCTGACGCCGTAGGGGAATATGCGCACCGTCCCCGAAATTCGCTTTCCGGCCAGCGGCTCCGGCTCCTCGTCGGATAGAGGCTCCCGATGAACCGGCGGGGCGTCGCTCTTCTGGATGACTTCCACATCCCCCTGCGGATTGCGGATACGGATCTCCGGGCGCGGAGCGATCCCCCGCAGGAACTGGTCCACCACCGTGGCGACGTCATGATGGATGGCCAGCTTGTCCATCTCCAGGATCTCGATCAGCACATCGAAGGTGGGGGGAGCCTTGCGCTCCAGCACCGTCTTCTGAGTGCCCCGTCGGCGAGCCTCCTCGTCGGAGAGGGTTACCGCCTGGATGCCGCCGATCAGATCTGATAGCGTGGGGTTGGAGAGAAGGTTCTCCAGCGAGTTTCCGTGGGCGGTGCCCACAAGCTGCACGCCCCGTTCAGCGATGGTGCGCGCCGCGAACGCCTCGGCTTCCACACCGATCTCGTCAATGATGATGACCTCGGGCATGTGGTTCTCCACCGCCTCGATCATCACGGCGTGCTGGTCCTCCGGCGTGGTCACCTGCATCCTGCGGGAACGCCCGATGGCCGGATGCGGGACGTCGCCGTCCCCTCCTATCTCATTGGACGTGTCCACGATGACGACACGCTTCTGGAACTCGTCGCTCAGGATGCGGGCCACCTCCCGCAGCTTGGTGGTCTTGCCCACTCCCGGACGCCCCAGCAACAGAAAGCTCTTTCCGCTTTCCACCACGTCCCGGATGATGTCAATGGTGCCAAAGACAGCCCGCCCCACCCGGCAAGTGAGGCCAATGATCCTCCCCTGCCTGTTCCGGATGGCGGAGATGCGGTGAAGAGTGCGTTCGATGCCGGCGCGGTTATCTTTTCCGAAGTCCCCCACCCTCGCCACAACCTGATCTATCTGCGCCTGCGTGACGGGCTCGTCGCTGAGGTCCATCACACGGGATGCAAATCGGGCCTCCGGAGGCCTGCCGAGATCCAGGACCACTTCGAACAGCTCTTTCAGGTCGGGCTGGGCCTCCAGCACCTCGCGGATGGCCGGGGGCAGGACGCTGACGAACAGATCCAGATCATCCATGATCTCCAGTTGCGTCCCGAAGTAGCGGCCGAACTGCTGCTCGCGGCTTTCGGCCGTGTCCTGGCGGCGGGAATGAGTATCTGAAACGGCGTTCTTCGTAGTGCTGCTCATGAACCTTTCCGGGGAATCTGACATCCCCAATTGCATGATACACTAAAGCGCCTGGTGATAGTCGCTCCGCTCCCAGAGGAACGGTTCAGAGGGCGCAAAGCGCAAGAGCACAGATGGCGATGGGAGCCGTCTCGGCTCTAAGGATGCGCCGGCCAAGGCTGACCGGCCGGAAACCGTGGTCTGCCCAGAGGTCCACCTCCCGCCGCGAGAACCCGCCTTCCGGACCTGTGGCAAGCGTACACGGCCGGCCATCCTGCAGCACATCGCGGGCGCTCAGGCGATCCTCCTCCTCCCAGGCGATGAACCGCCCAGCCGTGCTCACCTGTTCCAGGAACCCCTGAGTGCTTTCCCAAATGCGCACCTCCGGCACCCGGAACGCTCCGCACTGCTCAGCCGCGGAGCGGCACACGGACTGGAAGCGCTCGCGACGGGCTCCGGCCCGGTCCCGCAGACGGACCACGCTTCTCTCGGCGGGATAGACGTGGAAGCACGATACTCCCAGCTCAGTGCATTTCTGGAGCACTAGCTCCGTGCGATCCCCTTTCAGCAGGGGAACTGCCAGATGGACTTCGCGCAGGGGCGGACCCTCCTCCGCAACGACGCGAAGCAGCGTTGCGGTGGCTTCGGAGCGCGTGACACGATCCAGTTTTGCGATCCACCCGCGCCCCGTGCCGTCCAAAAGCAGGAGATGGTCGCCCTCCCCCATTCTCAGCACGCGCGCCACGTGGCGGAAGGCCTGTCCTTCCAGAGTGGCCATCCCGTCTGAAAATGACTCGGGCGGTAGAAACAGACGTGTGAGCAGGCGCTCCTCGGTCACCGGAGATCTCTGCGCCGTCCCCGTCTGACGACCGCTTTTCAGGTTTTGACCGCCAGCACCCCCCGCCATTCGCCGCTCGACTCCAACCGGCGCGCCTCCAGGCCGTGCCTCTGGAGCGCTTCCAGCACCTCTTCCAGGCGCTCCTCGATGATGCCGGAGCAACCCAGCCAGCCTCCCGCCACCAGGCGGGGAGCGATGGACGGGAGCAGCCGGATGATGACTCCCGCCACGATGTTCATGACTGCGACGTCGAACAGCCCTTCCGCCAGTTCCGCCGCGTCTCCCACACAATATCGAACCCGGTCCTGCACGCCATTCAACGCAATGTTGCGGCAGGCATTCTCCTCCGCCACGGGGTCAAGCTCGATGGCAAGCACTTCCCGTGCTCCCAGAAGCGCAGCGGCTATGGAGAGGATGGCGCTACCCGCGCCGGCATCCAGGACACGAAGCCCGGCGGGGGGATTCTCTGCAAGAAAGCGCAGCATCAGCTCCGTGGTGGGGTGCTGGCCGGTTCCGAACGCCATTCCCGGGTCAATGACTAGGTCTGAATAAGGACCTTCCACCGGATCTTCCCAGGGCGGCCGGATGCGGAACCGTCCGGCACACACGAAGGGGCGGAAGTTGGCGCGCCAGGTCTCCAGCCAGTCATCGGAGGCCACCGGCGAGACCGAGAGTTCCACGTCGCCGCCGCCGGCTTCCGCCACCGCCCAAAGCGATTCGTGCAGCCGGTCCAGACGACTCTCCAGCCGGTCGTCCAGAGGCAACCAGCCTTTCAGCAGGCCACCCTCTGGCGAAAGCTCCACTCCGCCGCACTCGCCCGTCACGATGGCCGCAAGCGGCTCCTCGAGATCCGGTGAGCAACGTACCGAAAGCTCCACCCACCTTGTCATCTGCCGGTCAGATGCTCCTTCAACCGCTCGAAGAAGCTGCGGGTCATCTCGGTCTCCTCGCCCCGCAGTTCGGCGAACTTGCGGAGAAGCTCCCGCTGCTCGTCCGTAAGATCCTCCGGAACCATCACCCGCACAGTGACGTGCAGATCGCCCCGTCCCCGGCCGTCCAGATCCGGCATCCCTTCGCCCCGGACGGTGAACGTGTCCCCAGGCTGCACACCCGGAGGGATCTCCAGTTCCACGTCTCCCCGTATCCCCGGAACGGACACCCGGCAACCCAGCGCCGCCTGCGCGATCCCGATGGGCACCTCGGTGACCAGGTCGTCACCTGCCCTCTTGAAGCGCTCGTGCGGCCGGACGTGGATGACCACATAGTAGTCGCCTGCCGGCCCTCCCCTGCGTCCGGCGTTCCCCCTACCAGGCAGCCGAAGACGCGCCCCGGAATCCACCCCGGCCGGGATGGTGACGGAAACCTCCTCCGATGAGCGGTAACGCCCCTCGCCCCGGCACCGGCCGCAGGGACGGCGGATGACGGTCCCTTCCCCGCGGCAGACTCCGCAGGTCGTTATGGTAGCGAACGATCCCAGGAACGTATTCTGCTGCTGGCGCACCTGCCCGGTCCCCCTGCAGGCGGGACAGGTCTCCGGACGGGACCCCGACTCCGCGCCGCTGCCCCGGCACGCCTCGCAGACCACAAGACGAGACAGGCGTATGGTCTTCTCGACTCCTGTGGCAGCCTCTTCCAGGGAGATATCCAGATCGAATCGGAGATCATCTCCCCGTTCCGGGCCAGTGCGCGGACCTGCGCG
The sequence above is drawn from the Armatimonadota bacterium genome and encodes:
- a CDS encoding ribosomal RNA small subunit methyltransferase E; this translates as MAGGAGGQNLKSGRQTGTAQRSPVTEERLLTRLFLPPESFSDGMATLEGQAFRHVARVLRMGEGDHLLLLDGTGRGWIAKLDRVTRSEATATLLRVVAEEGPPLREVHLAVPLLKGDRTELVLQKCTELGVSCFHVYPAERSVVRLRDRAGARRERFQSVCRSAAEQCGAFRVPEVRIWESTQGFLEQVSTAGRFIAWEEEDRLSARDVLQDGRPCTLATGPEGGFSRREVDLWADHGFRPVSLGRRILRAETAPIAICALALCAL
- the dnaJ gene encoding chaperone protein DnaJ; amino-acid sequence: MNSDTDYYELLGVSPDASPEEIKRAYRRRARELHPDVNPDDPEASERFKALNEAYEVLRDPEKRRIYDRYGPDGLRAGAGAASGFSDFTGFGDLFEAFFGTGMRAGPRTGPERGDDLRFDLDISLEEAATGVEKTIRLSRLVVCEACRGSGAESGSRPETCPACRGTGQVRQQQNTFLGSFATITTCGVCRGEGTVIRRPCGRCRGEGRYRSSEEVSVTIPAGVDSGARLRLPGRGNAGRRGGPAGDYYVVIHVRPHERFKRAGDDLVTEVPIGIAQAALGCRVSVPGIRGDVELEIPPGVQPGDTFTVRGEGMPDLDGRGRGDLHVTVRVMVPEDLTDEQRELLRKFAELRGEETEMTRSFFERLKEHLTGR
- the tmk gene encoding thymidylate kinase — its product is MSRGRFITFEGVEGAGKSTHARLFVEALRERGVEAHLTREPGGCPLAEKIRALILEEREDPPVPRAELLLMQAARAQHVDRVILPKLEAGVWVVSDRFYHSTLAYQMFARGLDPAFTRAAIEYAIDGAHPDATVILDLPVEEGLARQGERNRMEEEGQAFHQAVREAFLSLAAEEPRRIRLVDASGSVEEVHRRVMQALEPLLEEL
- a CDS encoding single-stranded DNA-binding protein, whose amino-acid sequence is MSSTTKNAVSDTHSRRQDTAESREQQFGRYFGTQLEIMDDLDLFVSVLPPAIREVLEAQPDLKELFEVVLDLGRPPEARFASRVMDLSDEPVTQAQIDQVVARVGDFGKDNRAGIERTLHRISAIRNRQGRIIGLTCRVGRAVFGTIDIIRDVVESGKSFLLLGRPGVGKTTKLREVARILSDEFQKRVVIVDTSNEIGGDGDVPHPAIGRSRRMQVTTPEDQHAVMIEAVENHMPEVIIIDEIGVEAEAFAARTIAERGVQLVGTAHGNSLENLLSNPTLSDLIGGIQAVTLSDEEARRRGTQKTVLERKAPPTFDVLIEILEMDKLAIHHDVATVVDQFLRGIAPRPEIRIRNPQGDVEVIQKSDAPPVHREPLSDEEPEPLAGKRISGTVRIFPYGVSRNRLERAIREMRVPAHITNDYQEADAVITLKSHFRRIPPRLKEAQRQTLGTFVVKSNTYTQIAGTIREMFALASDDVEALALREAREAIERVLESSEPVELMPQSSYVRRLQHQLAEQYELASTSIGTEPFRRVRISKP
- the prmA gene encoding ribosomal protein L11 methyltransferase → MTRWVELSVRCSPDLEEPLAAIVTGECGGVELSPEGGLLKGWLPLDDRLESRLDRLHESLWAVAEAGGGDVELSVSPVASDDWLETWRANFRPFVCAGRFRIRPPWEDPVEGPYSDLVIDPGMAFGTGQHPTTELMLRFLAENPPAGLRVLDAGAGSAILSIAAALLGAREVLAIELDPVAEENACRNIALNGVQDRVRYCVGDAAELAEGLFDVAVMNIVAGVIIRLLPSIAPRLVAGGWLGCSGIIEERLEEVLEALQRHGLEARRLESSGEWRGVLAVKT